The genomic DNA GGCGGCCGTACGGCGACTGCCGGCCTTCGTACCGGGTCGGCAGCATGGGCAGCCCGTGCGGGTGTTGTGTACGCTGAGTATTACCCCGCCGAATCGCACGCTAGATGCGCCCCCACCACCGCCCCAGACCACGGACGAACTCGTCGAAACCCGCACGTTGCTGCTGGGCGAGGCTAACCGCCAACCTGGGGAGGCCGACATTACGTTTGTGCAGCGGGTGCTCCCGCTCGCTTTTATTGAATCCAAGGACTTGCTAGCCGCTATGTGGCGGCCGAGCGCCTATGGCAAGCAACTGTTTTTCGCCAGGCCCAGCACGGGAGAGGATGAGCAATCGCTCGATTTAGTGCTGCTGGACCCGTTTGTTCCAGACCACTACGCAGTACACACCTTCACTATCCCCGCGCTGTCTCACTTTATTATTGCCTCGCAGGGCGAGGCGACCAGCCTACTAGCTATTTTCTTTGCCGACGTCAATCAGGATGGTCAAAAAGAGCTACTAATCTTGAGCAAGGGTAGCCAGGTCGAGCCAGAAGGCTGGACAACCCATTACCAAACGCAGGTTTTTCAGTATCTGGGGTTCACTAGTACGGGTCGGCCCCAATACTGCGAAGACACGGCTCCTCATGACTACCTCGATGAGCTCTCTACCGTCAGCGCCGTGCGGCGGGCCTTGGCTCAGCATCAACTCCGCCGCAAAGCTCCGCCTCGCCCAGCCACGGCTAAGTTACCGCGGAAGTAAGAGCTGGCCCGAGTCATTACTTGAACGTTCGTTTAGAAAACGTGACAAGGATAAAAGAGACATTTCTTAGTCGCTCTTTTAACAACTGACTCACTAGTTAGCATCACGGCGCAGCCCTATCTTCAATCCTATGCAGCTACTATTGCTCGAAGATATTAGACGCTTTCTAGAGGAAGAATTTGTTGGCGTTGAGCCGGAGTTCGTGGACGGGTTGCTTCTTAATTCCTTTTGCCTTAGCACCTTCGAAATTCAGCGCGTTGAGCACTTGCTAGACATGGGGGAATTACCGGCCAGTTTCACCGACCTGATTCAGACCTATGATTTTGGGAATTTCTCCCTGTTCAATGCGGAATTTGGCGTTGGCTGTACGGGTTCGCTAGACTGGCTGCTTGCTCATAATGACTTAACACAGTTTGGCTTTGAGTCCTTTTTAGCTGAAGCACACCAGCTAGGCTTGGTCCTCATAGCTAATGGTGACCCCTTTGCCTTTTTTATGCAGGTGCGAACCGGCATTATCACTGCGATGACTTCTGAGCAGTCTTTCGCTACCCTATTGCCGGTTGCTGGTTCCTTTCCGCACTTCATCCAAGGTCTGGGCACAGCCTATCAGGCGCTTAGAAGGAAGCAATTGCCCGGGTTTAGAGAATTAGCTCGCCAGGAGTTTGGAGAAGCTGCTTACCCTTTCTGGCACGAGCTCACGTTGTAATTAATGAGACCAGATGAATAGAACTTTGGAGCTGTAGGGCGGTAATCCTTTTCCCTTTGGTTTCTTGGAAAGGTCGAATTACATAATCCAAGTTACAAGCGCAGTCTTGGAATCGGTATGGGTTTTGGGCCAGCTGGCCGCTATGGCCAGCGTGGTACTTTTATGGGTTACGAGTGCCAAGAGCCGTTAACTATTCTCTTCAAGAGCATGAGCTTTGTAGAAAAATATCCTAGACTGTGGAATTTCTTTGCAGCTTACTTCCCTGATGCTGATTCAGGGCAAAAGCACCAAAAGGTAAGTTAGCGACCTTTGGGGATGGAAGAAGAAGTAGCGGATTTCTTTTGGCAGGTAACGGACTATCGGGTGGAGGGGCGCTGTCTACACGAGCTAAGCGATATTATTTGGCTGGTGCTATGCGGCTTACTGGCTGATTGCGAAGATTTTGAGCAGATTTATGATTACGCCTGCGACAAACAGGCCGTGCTCGCTCAGTTTCTGAGCTTGCCCGCCGGCATCCCCTCGTCTTATACGTTGCAGCGCGTGTTCAGCCGCCTGAATCCCGTCGAACTTGAAGCCAGCCTCACCCACTGGGGGCAGGACATTATGCGGGTCCTGGCTGGGCAGCAGCTGGCCATCGATGGCAAGCAGGTGCGCGGCACCTGCCTGCCCGGCCAGCGCCAGGCCAGCGTGCAGCTGGTCAGCGTCTGGGCGACCGAACAGCGCCTATGCCTGGCCCAGACCCAAGTGGCCAGCAAAGCCAACGAACTCGTGGCCATCCCCCAAGTGCTCGACCTGGTGGAGGTAGCCGGCAGCGTGGTGAGCATCGATGCCATCGGCTGTCAGCGCGCCATTGCCACGACGCTGGTCGAGCGCCGGGCTGATTATGTGCTGGCCCTCAAGCAGAACCAGCGGACCCTCTTCGAGCAAGTGCAGGCCCACCTTGCCCCGCTACTGCGGCAGGAGCCGGCCTTTGTGAGCCGCGAAAAAGACCACGGCCGCGGCGAGGAACGCCGGGTATGGGTGAGCCGGAACCTGAATCTGGTGGAGGAAGCTGCCGAGTGGGCGGGCCTGGCGGCGGTGGTCTGCGTGCAGACCCGGCGCTGGCAACAGGGGCGGGAGCAGCACAGTACGCGCTACTACCTGAGCTCGCTGGCGCAAGCGAGTGCGGGCGAGTTGGCGGGCTATGTGCGCGGGCACTGGGGCATCGAAAACGACCTGCACTGGCACCTGGATGTCACCTTTGCCGAGGATGCCTGCCGGGTGCGCCAGGGCCACGCCCCGCGCAACCTCTCTACCCTACGCAAGCTGGCTCTCACCCTCTTACGACGTGAGCCAACGAAGATGAGTCTGCCACGCAAGCGCAAGAAAGCGGCTCGCGATGATGACTACCTCCGACAATTGCTCCGCCAGCTAGCTCCACAGCCCCCAGACGCTAACTAACCGTTTGGTGCTTTTGCCCTGGATGCTGATTTGGATAATCTAACTGATGAGGTTGTTGTGGCTGAATACAAAGCGGAGATACAAGAGGATGATTTACAGCAAGTAGTAGCGGAATTAGATAAGCTGATAGTCGATACTTCGTGCTGGGAGCAAGCAGCTGATGACGCAAACCGCTATTTTGCTACTCAAGAGGAAAATTTAGCTTGGTTACGAATGGTCAGAAGAGAACTAGCAGGCTAGTGCCGGCTATAGTATCTCGATTTTACGTTCTGGAAACGGTCGTTTACAACACGTAAAACTCGCCTCAGTCAAAATAATCCCATTTCCCCACTACCCCTTCGGCGTGGGCACGGGTTTTTCGGGTTCACCCAGCTGCTTGAAGTGGTGCTTGAAAAACACTAGCAGCAGCGTAAAAAACAGGTTGACGCCGTTGCCGAACAGGATGGGCAGGTTGTGTTCGTAGGCGCCATAGACCAGCCACAGCACCATACCGCTGGCCCCCACCGCCAGCATGGGCCCACTCAGGCCGTTGGAGGAGCGGGTGCGCCAGGTCTGCACCACCTGCGGAAAAAACGTGAGGGCCGATAGCGCGGCGGCTACCAGCCCAATGTCACTGACGAGGCTCGGGGAAAGTTGCATAACTGCCTGATACGCGAAACGGCGCGGGCGGTAGCGCCTACCCCCCACCTTGTTTATAAGCAGCGAATAGGTAGCGTGGACGTTGCGAGTCCGCGTGTGCGAACGGCGAGTTGCCCGCACGCGCGGACTCGCAGCGTCCACGCTACCCGTTAGCGGTACATGAATACCGTGAAATCGCCCTGCCAATAGCCTTGGCGCAACACTACTTTCGGTGCCAGCGTTTCGCAAAAAGCAACGATATCGGCCGGGTCGTAGGCGGCCAGCGGGCCGCCGCCCGGCGGCTCCCAGTCGAGCAGGTTGAAGCCCAGACCCAGGCGGCAGCCCGCAAACAGCAGCTCGATGGCCTGGTACACGAAGCGGGGCTCGCGGTGGCGGTAGCTGAGCGCGCCGCTGGCCAGCACGTAGTCGCTGAGGGGCAGCGGCCCGCGCAGGAAGTCGCCCTGGCTCAGGGTGATGTCCGGGGCGTGGTAGTAGCGGGCCTGGGCCACGGCGAGCAGTTCGGCCATTTGCTCGATGCCGCTGTAGCGCACGCCGGCAAAGCGCTGTTTGAGAAAGGGATACAGGTCGGAGTAACCACTACCCACGTCGAGCACCGAGCAGTGCGCGAGGTCGCCAATCTGGGCCAGAATCTGGAAGCGCACCTGCTGGCCCTCGGGGTGCCAGCCCAGCGCGCCGGGGCTGCCCGCGCCATACTCAGCGATGCGCCCCCGGTGGAAGCGGGAAACGGCGGCATTATCGAGCAGACGGCCCAGGCGTTTGCGCATAAGAAAATGGGGTGAACTGGGGTGGCGGGTTTCATTTATTCGGCCCACAAAGGAAACGCAAAAGAGAACGTCATTCCGAGCTTGCCGAGGAATCTCGCTCGCATCGTTTGGGTATCATCCAACGAAGCGCGCGAGATTTCTCGGCAAGCCCGGAGTGACGTTCTGCACTCCCTACCCCCCTTTAGTTAGCCAACCCGCGCAGCACCTCCTTGGTCTTGCTCACGTGGTTGGTGGCACCGCTCATCGAATCGAAGATGTAGGCGATTTTGCCATCTTTACCAATCACGAACGTGACGCGGCCGGGCAGCAGGCCCAAGAACGCGCGCGGCACCTCGTACTGCTTGCGCAGCTGCCCACCCGTGTCGGCCAGCAGCGGGAAGGGTAGGCGGTGCTTCTGGCTGAACTTCTGGTGCGAGGCCTCGCTGTCGGAGCTGACGCCCACTACCACCGCGCCCAGGTCCAGGAAATCAGCGTATTGGTCGCGAAAAGCGCAGGCCTCGGCGGTGCAACCCGGCGTGTCGTCCTTGGGGTAGAAGTACAGCACCACGGGCTTGCCGTGCTGGTCGGCCAGGCGAAAAGTGTCGCCCTTGTCGGTGGGCAAGGTAAAATCGGGGGCAAGGTCGCCGAGCTGGAGCATTGGTGAACTGGTGAGTTAGTGAGATGGTAACTGCTGTTAGGCACTATCTTATTCGAGATGGCAACGGGGAGTAGCGCGAACTTTGTAGTTCGCGCTACTCCCCGCGCCGTTCTACTGGCTTTAACGGCGCGGGGACGCGAACTACAAAGTTCGCGCTACTCCCCGTTGTGTAACAACAGTTAGTAAATTAGTGAGAAGTGAACAGGCAAGGCTGCATTTGTTCTCCATCTCACCTCCTCCCCTACTTCGTGAGCCAGCCGTTGGCATCCATCCAGTTTTGGAGGAGGTCCATCCACTGGGTCTTGGTGGTTTGGTTGTTCAGGCCGAAGCCGTGGCCGCCCTGGGGGTAGATGTGCATCTCGGCGGGCACGTGGTGGTGGTGCAGCGCCTGGTAAAAAATCAGGCTATTTTGCACGGGCACCGTCTTGTCATCTTCGGCGTGCACGAGGAAGACAGGGGGCGTTTGGGCGCTCACCTGCAGCTCGTTGGAATACTGCCGAATCTGCTCGGCGCTGGGGCTGGTGCCCAGCAAATTATCGCGTGAGCCCTTGTGCATGATGCTGTCGGCGAAGCTGATGACCGGATACAGCAGCACCAGAAACGC from Hymenobacter psoromatis includes the following:
- a CDS encoding peroxiredoxin; translation: MLQLGDLAPDFTLPTDKGDTFRLADQHGKPVVLYFYPKDDTPGCTAEACAFRDQYADFLDLGAVVVGVSSDSEASHQKFSQKHRLPFPLLADTGGQLRKQYEVPRAFLGLLPGRVTFVIGKDGKIAYIFDSMSGATNHVSKTKEVLRGLAN